The region CCAGGTGGATTCGAAGACCGTTATTGGCAATCAATCGCCGTTTTATTTTGATAATTCAACATTGGATATTTACTTGTGCCTGGCCGCAGGGGCAACCCTTGTGCTCATTCCCGCCCAGTATTTTGTTTTTCCGGCGAAACTGATGGAGTACGTCAATGTTATGAAGATTAATTTCATTTTCTGGGTGCCCTTTGTTCTGGTCAATGTGGCCAATCGGCGTATTTTGGAAAGTACGGCGGGTTCCACTCTGACCAAGATTTTATTTGCCGGCGAGGTAATGCCCAATAAGCACCTTAACTACTGGCGCAGGTACATACCGGATGCTTTGTATGCTAATTTATATGGTCCGACTGAAATCACGGTGGACTGTACCTATTATATTGTCAAGCGGGAATTTGCCGATCAGGAACCATTGCCTATCGGCATACCGTGCTGTAACAGTAATATTTTGGTGCTTGACAATGAGGGCCGGCCTGTGGCGGGGCATGAACCGGGCGAACTATGCGTCCGGGGAAGTTCACTTGCGCTAGGCTACTGGAATGATCCGGATAAAACAAAAGCTGCGTTTGTGCAAAATCCACTTCACGATCATTATCCTGAACGCATCTATCGTACCGGCGATTTGGTGTATTATAACGATCATAAAGAAATTATGTACATAAGTCGGAAGGACCATCAAGTAAAACACCGGGGATACAGAATTGAGCTGGGGGAAATTGAAAATGCTGCGCTCAGTCTGCGGGAGGTGGAACATGCCTGCGTGGTTTACAATAAAAACCGGCAGGAGATTGTCCTGATTTATCGGTCATTAAGGACGCTTAGTATAGAATATATTCGGAAAAATTTGCTGCCGCTGCTGCCAAAATACATGCTGCCTGCAGTTGCTTATCAATTGAATGAGATGCCGCTTAATGCCAATGGGAAAATTGACCGGCCGGTTTTGGAGAGCAGGTATGGAGGCTAGATGGATGAATTTTAAACAAGTGATCGTCCTGGGGTCGGGTAAAATAGCGGTTGAGTGCATAGACAGCCTTGTGGGGTATACGATTAAGGTGATCGCTGTTGAACAGGAAGAGCAGCCAATATCTTTTGTTCGGGTCATTGGGAGGAAGTATGGCCTGGAGTATCACCGGATTACAAATAAACAGGATCTAACGGAATATCTGGACAGAATTGAGGCGGAAACGCTGGTGATTAGTGCGAATAATAATTATCTTTTCCCAGCGAAGATATTGAGAAAGAAAAACTTCAGCGTCGTCAATTTCCATAATGCGCTTTTACCGGATTATCCCGGGAGAAATGCGCCAACCTGGGTAATTTTCAACGATGAAAAAACAACGGGAATTACTTGGCATTTGGTGGACGAAGGGGTGGATACCGGCAATATACTCAGTCAAAAAACAATTGGGATCACTCCA is a window of Veillonellales bacterium DNA encoding:
- a CDS encoding amino acid adenylation domain-containing protein — translated: MKHTVLEYLLQTVERYGDKTAVVDGERRMTFEQLTIAGKKIGYYLYLTYKSSGQPVAVLLPKSVDGLTAFLGILYSGNFYVPFDEQLPGLRLKRMIDNLQPMAVITAPEYETKLLAAGVNQEQLVMLEKAASQGNRYDGKVLETILAQVVDTDPVYIIYTSGSTGAPKGVVISHRGVIDYIDWAVRCFQVDSKTVIGNQSPFYFDNSTLDIYLCLAAGATLVLIPAQYFVFPAKLMEYVNVMKINFIFWVPFVLVNVANRRILESTAGSTLTKILFAGEVMPNKHLNYWRRYIPDALYANLYGPTEITVDCTYYIVKREFADQEPLPIGIPCCNSNILVLDNEGRPVAGHEPGELCVRGSSLALGYWNDPDKTKAAFVQNPLHDHYPERIYRTGDLVYYNDHKEIMYISRKDHQVKHRGYRIELGEIENAALSLREVEHACVVYNKNRQEIVLIYRSLRTLSIEYIRKNLLPLLPKYMLPAVAYQLNEMPLNANGKIDRPVLESRYGG